In the genome of Leptospira terpstrae serovar Hualin str. LT 11-33 = ATCC 700639, one region contains:
- a CDS encoding TrkH family potassium uptake protein, with protein MPLARLKRFFRTLSFARLVCLGFFAAILIGSIALYVSEEGELSYVDSLYLSSSSICVTGLSPVPLSGLNPSTQWIMLFLIQLGGLGIISFTVIVGFLITQGISRNARFNAFVGAAIDTQAETESLATNEVNRMLLSIINISFSIEILGAIGLYLHMPDGVEGGNTRWFFSLFTAISSFNNAGFSITDDLSALRLDPFSLYIVSGLVIFGGIGFPVIILLEKFLLTVFVRIVYRIEVMAETLMMEKALKTGNVPRLLLLPAQFSAFLENRIGDYNKHLRGETTRIQSKVLVYGSFALLLFGFVGIYFLERSNPHTFHGMSFVDKISNAFFMSVCSRTAGFSTMDLGHLNDATVIIITVLMFIGGGPQGTAGGIKITTFVLLLAYLKNVIQPSKPVMLFGEIVSKNSVAVAIRVYFLATIALAFVFIFLGILDQNQHSLHVIFFELISAFSTVGFSLNLTSQLGDIEKLFYAAVMYVGRVGIFTVLIAATGHSGVPKMGTVDDGVKIQVG; from the coding sequence ATGCCACTAGCGCGCTTGAAGCGATTTTTTCGAACACTATCCTTTGCCCGACTTGTATGTCTGGGGTTCTTTGCCGCCATCCTGATTGGATCAATTGCCCTCTATGTTTCCGAAGAAGGGGAACTCTCTTATGTGGATAGTTTATATCTTTCTTCCTCCTCTATTTGTGTGACGGGGCTCTCTCCCGTTCCCCTCTCTGGACTCAATCCTTCTACCCAGTGGATTATGCTCTTTCTCATCCAACTGGGGGGACTTGGGATCATTAGTTTTACCGTGATTGTCGGATTTCTCATCACCCAAGGAATTTCCAGGAATGCTCGTTTTAATGCCTTTGTGGGTGCGGCCATAGATACCCAGGCAGAAACGGAATCACTTGCTACCAATGAAGTGAACCGGATGTTACTTTCCATTATCAATATTTCTTTTTCGATAGAAATCTTAGGTGCCATTGGGCTTTACCTTCATATGCCGGATGGAGTCGAAGGGGGGAACACTCGTTGGTTCTTTTCTCTTTTTACGGCGATCTCTTCTTTCAATAACGCTGGTTTTTCGATTACTGATGATTTGAGTGCCCTACGGTTAGATCCCTTTTCCTTATACATTGTATCAGGACTTGTGATTTTTGGAGGGATTGGATTTCCCGTGATTATCCTTTTAGAAAAGTTTTTACTCACTGTGTTTGTAAGGATTGTTTACCGCATTGAAGTGATGGCAGAAACTCTTATGATGGAAAAGGCATTAAAAACAGGAAATGTTCCAAGACTTCTATTACTTCCTGCTCAGTTTTCTGCCTTTTTAGAAAATCGCATTGGTGACTATAACAAACATTTGCGGGGGGAAACCACAAGGATCCAGTCCAAAGTTCTTGTTTATGGATCTTTCGCCTTACTATTATTTGGTTTTGTTGGGATTTATTTTTTGGAAAGGTCGAATCCTCATACCTTTCATGGAATGTCTTTTGTTGATAAAATTTCGAATGCATTCTTTATGTCTGTTTGTTCTCGTACTGCGGGATTTTCAACCATGGATCTTGGGCATCTAAATGATGCTACTGTCATCATCATTACTGTGCTAATGTTTATAGGTGGGGGTCCACAAGGAACAGCAGGTGGTATTAAAATCACCACCTTTGTTCTGTTACTTGCTTATTTGAAAAATGTGATCCAACCTTCAAAACCTGTGATGTTGTTTGGAGAAATCGTTTCTAAAAATTCAGTGGCGGTTGCCATTCGAGTTTACTTCCTTGCGACCATTGCATTGGCCTTCGTATTTATATTTCTTGGGATTTTGGACCAAAACCAACATTCATTACACGTTATCTTTTTTGAACTGATCTCTGCTTTTTCTACAGTTGGGTTTAGTCTCAACTTAACCTCCCAATTGGGGGACATTGAAAAGCTGTTTTATGCCGCAGTGATGTATGTAGGCCGAGTGGGAATCTTTACAGTCCTCATTGCTGCCACAGGCCACTCAGGAGTTCCTAAAATGGGAACTGTGGATGATGGCGTGAAAATCCAAGTCGGTTAG
- the fusA gene encoding elongation factor G, protein MTSATETKRDPKLDRIRNIGISAHIDSGKTTLTERILFYTNKIHAIHEVRGKDGVGATMDSMDLERERGITIQSAATYATWKDISINIIDTPGHVDFTIEVERSLRVLDSAIMVLCGVAGVQSQSITVDRQMKRYNVPRVAFINKLDRTGANPWRVIEQLREKLHLNAHAVQLPIGLENDLKGIVDLVEMKAYYFEGPNGQDIKITDIPDELKDQANEKREALLDAVSLFSDELTEELLEGTPSEARVKEAIRRGVLALKFVPVFMGSAFKNKGVQRLLDGVADYLASPYDVDNKAKEIGNEENEFSLESDPEKPLVCLAFKLEDGRYGQLTYVRVYQGRLEKGMTIYNSSNNKRHNIGRLVRMHSNDMEDIAKAEAGDIVALFGIDCASGDTFTDGKAKVTMESMFVPNPVISLTIECKESKQLPNLAKALNRFTKEDPTFQTEIDKESGQTIIKGMGELHLEVYIERMKREYGVDLVTGAPQVAYRETITKSAEFDYTHKKQTGGQGQFSRVAGFIEPIPQEEGKNYEFVDKIVGGSIPREYIGSCDKGFRSCLERGSLIGFPIIGVRCVINDGAYHDVDSSDMAFQIGARYGFRQGFSKAAPIILEPIMRVEVEGPTEFQGAILASVNQRRGMILNTTEENGYAKIEAEVPLADMFGYSTVLRSSTQGKAEFAMEFSKYAPVPRNVADELMKKYKVNKTEEE, encoded by the coding sequence ATGACCTCTGCGACAGAAACAAAACGCGACCCTAAATTGGACAGAATCCGTAACATCGGAATCTCTGCACACATTGACTCTGGAAAGACAACTCTTACCGAACGTATTTTATTTTATACGAACAAAATCCATGCCATCCACGAAGTTCGTGGAAAAGACGGTGTGGGTGCTACCATGGACAGTATGGATCTCGAGAGAGAAAGAGGGATCACAATCCAATCAGCAGCAACTTATGCTACCTGGAAAGACATCTCTATCAACATCATCGATACTCCGGGCCACGTTGACTTTACAATCGAAGTAGAACGTTCCCTTCGTGTCCTTGACTCTGCGATTATGGTTCTTTGTGGAGTTGCGGGTGTTCAGTCGCAATCCATCACTGTAGACCGTCAGATGAAACGTTACAATGTTCCACGTGTTGCTTTTATTAATAAACTAGACCGTACAGGTGCTAACCCTTGGAGAGTGATCGAACAACTTCGTGAAAAACTCCATTTGAATGCACATGCTGTGCAACTTCCAATCGGTTTGGAAAATGATCTGAAAGGGATTGTTGACCTTGTCGAAATGAAAGCTTATTACTTTGAAGGTCCAAACGGTCAAGATATCAAAATCACTGATATCCCTGATGAATTAAAAGACCAAGCGAACGAAAAACGTGAAGCTCTTCTTGATGCAGTATCTCTTTTCAGTGATGAACTCACAGAAGAGTTGTTAGAAGGAACTCCTTCGGAAGCACGAGTGAAAGAAGCGATTCGTCGCGGTGTTCTTGCTCTTAAATTTGTTCCAGTATTTATGGGTTCTGCCTTCAAAAACAAAGGGGTTCAAAGACTTCTTGATGGAGTTGCGGATTACCTTGCATCTCCTTATGATGTTGATAACAAAGCAAAAGAAATCGGAAACGAAGAAAACGAATTCAGCTTAGAATCAGATCCAGAAAAACCATTAGTTTGTCTCGCATTCAAACTTGAAGACGGTCGATATGGTCAGTTAACTTATGTTCGCGTTTACCAAGGTAGACTCGAAAAAGGTATGACCATCTACAATTCTTCTAACAACAAACGCCATAACATTGGACGTCTTGTTCGTATGCACTCAAACGATATGGAAGATATTGCGAAAGCAGAAGCAGGAGATATCGTAGCTCTATTCGGTATTGATTGTGCTTCCGGAGATACGTTCACTGATGGAAAAGCAAAAGTGACTATGGAGTCCATGTTTGTTCCAAATCCCGTGATCTCTCTTACTATCGAATGTAAAGAATCAAAACAACTTCCAAACCTTGCGAAAGCTCTCAACCGTTTCACTAAGGAAGACCCAACCTTCCAAACAGAAATAGATAAAGAGTCCGGTCAAACCATCATCAAAGGGATGGGGGAACTTCACTTAGAAGTATACATCGAACGTATGAAACGTGAATACGGTGTAGATCTTGTGACTGGAGCACCGCAAGTTGCGTATCGTGAAACCATTACTAAATCCGCTGAATTTGATTATACCCACAAAAAACAAACAGGTGGTCAAGGTCAGTTCTCTCGTGTGGCTGGTTTTATCGAACCAATCCCACAAGAAGAAGGAAAGAATTACGAATTCGTAGATAAAATCGTAGGTGGATCCATCCCTCGCGAATACATCGGATCTTGTGATAAGGGTTTTCGTTCTTGTTTAGAAAGAGGATCTCTCATTGGATTCCCTATCATTGGAGTTCGTTGTGTCATCAATGACGGTGCTTACCATGATGTGGATTCATCAGATATGGCCTTCCAAATTGGTGCTCGTTATGGTTTCCGCCAAGGATTCTCAAAAGCAGCTCCTATCATTCTCGAACCAATCATGAGAGTGGAAGTAGAAGGTCCTACGGAGTTCCAAGGAGCCATCCTTGCCTCAGTAAACCAAAGACGTGGTATGATCTTAAACACAACTGAAGAAAACGGTTATGCAAAGATCGAAGCAGAAGTTCCTCTTGCTGACATGTTTGGTTACTCGACGGTCCTTCGTTCCTCTACACAAGGAAAAGCTGAGTTTGCTATGGAATTCTCCAAGTATGCTCCTGTTCCAAGAAACGTAGCAGACGAACTGATGAAAAAATACAAAGTCAACAAGACAGAAGAAGAATAA
- a CDS encoding LIC_10271 family cell wall hydrolase yields the protein MYRLQFILIFLGYFLLFPIFSKQTSKTEVPSSYRVTKGDSWFGIAKKFKISPETLAKLNGRTTKENLYEREVLRIPKGEEKVSVSAESVLKEIPTYPLVQREKVVKKFSELTYDPHKGIQFQRGVSSLVRASLPGKVVHVDYMDGYDNFVILEHQNGLYSVYGNLERIQVTEGQQVKPKDRLGILVKDKGLYFQMNRQKLSLNPEKILERGI from the coding sequence ATGTACAGATTGCAATTCATTCTAATTTTTTTGGGTTACTTTCTCCTATTCCCTATTTTCTCAAAACAAACCTCAAAAACAGAAGTTCCTTCCTCTTACCGAGTGACCAAAGGAGATTCCTGGTTTGGAATTGCAAAAAAATTCAAAATTTCACCTGAAACCTTAGCCAAGTTAAATGGCCGAACCACAAAAGAAAATTTATACGAAAGAGAAGTTTTACGAATTCCCAAAGGGGAAGAAAAAGTTTCTGTTTCCGCTGAATCCGTTTTGAAAGAAATACCAACTTATCCTTTGGTCCAAAGAGAAAAGGTGGTTAAAAAATTTTCTGAGCTCACTTATGATCCACATAAAGGAATTCAATTCCAACGTGGTGTATCTTCACTCGTTCGTGCAAGTCTTCCCGGCAAAGTGGTGCATGTGGATTATATGGATGGGTATGATAACTTTGTGATTTTAGAACACCAGAACGGATTATATTCTGTCTATGGGAACTTGGAAAGAATCCAAGTCACAGAAGGCCAACAGGTAAAACCCAAAGACCGCTTGGGAATTTTAGTAAAAGACAAGGGTCTCTACTTCCAAATGAACAGGCAAAAACTCAGCTTAAATCCAGAAAAAATCTTGGAGAGGGGCATCTAA
- a CDS encoding amidohydrolase family protein — protein MVNSILFQSGTVYRNGKLETKDLLVDGEKISAIEENIPTNGNAVTISLKGKKLYPGFINSHDHLLASYLPKVGGTEKHQSWLSYDNLYKSSGVFAERQQVDPEILYYLGAYKNLFAGVTTVFDHIPHHVQNSFRGILPVKLISEYTLAHSVGNYSLGWGEGVALEYRMAEHAGLPFVTHLAEGIDDDSKQSLRLLEKMDALGEHSVLVHCLPFGQKEVEKILEKGASVVWCPTSNLHIFGKTTNIKLFLDMGVNVCLGTDYSPSGSLHLLEELKTAKSIYFGLYGEELEESTLLKMVTENPRKAFRLGNPNALMPGLSADLLIVNDDKNTKDINVSDLSWKHIDLVVIDGYPIYGSLEYKSLFVHFGLETEEFSIEGKTKLVAGSPKKLLKQVSDSVGYKKSLAFLPNF, from the coding sequence ATGGTAAACTCCATCCTCTTCCAATCTGGTACCGTCTATCGGAATGGAAAATTAGAAACAAAAGACCTGCTCGTTGATGGCGAAAAAATTTCCGCTATCGAAGAAAACATACCAACTAACGGAAATGCGGTGACAATTTCCTTAAAAGGAAAAAAACTGTATCCCGGATTTATCAATTCCCATGACCACTTACTTGCAAGTTATCTTCCAAAAGTGGGAGGTACAGAAAAACACCAGTCTTGGTTGTCTTATGACAATCTCTACAAAAGTTCAGGAGTTTTTGCAGAACGCCAACAAGTAGATCCAGAAATCTTATATTATCTTGGAGCTTATAAAAATCTTTTTGCGGGTGTCACCACTGTATTTGATCATATTCCCCATCATGTACAAAATTCGTTCCGAGGAATTTTACCAGTAAAACTGATTTCCGAATATACTCTCGCACACTCTGTGGGAAATTATAGTTTGGGTTGGGGTGAGGGAGTGGCTTTAGAATACCGAATGGCAGAACATGCGGGACTTCCTTTTGTGACTCATCTTGCAGAAGGAATTGACGATGATTCCAAACAATCACTTCGGCTTTTAGAAAAAATGGATGCTTTAGGCGAACACTCTGTACTTGTACATTGTTTGCCTTTTGGACAAAAAGAAGTCGAAAAAATTTTGGAAAAGGGAGCGTCTGTCGTTTGGTGCCCTACTTCTAACCTTCATATCTTTGGTAAAACAACCAATATCAAACTCTTTTTGGATATGGGAGTTAATGTATGTTTGGGGACAGATTATTCACCCAGCGGATCTTTACATTTACTGGAAGAATTAAAAACAGCTAAATCTATCTACTTCGGTTTGTATGGGGAAGAGTTAGAAGAATCAACTCTTTTGAAAATGGTCACAGAAAATCCAAGAAAAGCATTTAGATTAGGAAATCCTAATGCATTGATGCCAGGTCTTTCTGCAGATTTACTTATAGTAAACGACGATAAAAATACAAAAGATATCAATGTATCAGATCTTTCCTGGAAACACATTGATTTAGTTGTGATTGATGGGTATCCAATTTATGGGTCATTAGAATACAAGTCACTCTTTGTTCATTTCGGTTTAGAAACAGAAGAATTTTCCATTGAAGGTAAAACCAAGTTGGTTGCTGGTTCACCAAAAAAACTCTTGAAACAAGTTTCTGACAGTGTCGGTTACAAAAAGAGTTTGGCTTTTTTACCTAATTTTTGA
- a CDS encoding tetratricopeptide repeat protein, with amino-acid sequence MSGPIVRNYKGGSIVYFEKDKAEDIFVLQKGRVVLTYTNINGVELKEDVKLGEFFGVKSAIGRYPREETAQVIGAATVLVFKVPEFEKFVSDKTHLIIKMLKVFSSQLRQVHRQVREILGQGEAKNPAFELMNVAEVFYKNGNFEHAAYAFEKYLQHYPDGMYVDRARQLVDLARKKTPFPLTIQELVYKPEPGAQSGKLQEMLKTMAVPTQNSTSSVDPNSILSQYDKASTLMNAGKYADAIDLFKLVSERTDSVTQEEEQFVENSLFYMGKSSFKAKDYPSAITHFSNFIKKYPKGLLLKENLYHLALATEASGDKEKSKQLFQKVTQMPPLDDSISEDAKSKLKGGK; translated from the coding sequence TTGTCAGGTCCCATAGTACGTAATTACAAAGGAGGTTCCATCGTCTACTTCGAGAAAGACAAGGCGGAGGATATCTTTGTACTACAAAAAGGTCGTGTTGTACTAACTTACACGAATATCAACGGTGTGGAGCTGAAAGAGGATGTAAAACTCGGTGAGTTTTTCGGAGTTAAGAGTGCCATCGGTCGTTACCCCAGAGAGGAAACGGCACAAGTCATTGGAGCCGCTACAGTTCTTGTCTTCAAAGTCCCCGAATTCGAGAAATTTGTATCAGACAAAACCCATTTAATCATCAAAATGCTAAAGGTGTTCTCAAGCCAACTCCGGCAAGTCCACCGCCAAGTTAGGGAAATCCTCGGACAAGGGGAAGCAAAGAACCCTGCATTCGAACTAATGAACGTGGCCGAAGTTTTTTATAAAAATGGGAACTTTGAACATGCGGCTTACGCTTTTGAGAAGTATTTACAACACTACCCGGACGGAATGTACGTAGACAGAGCCAGACAACTTGTGGATTTAGCTCGCAAAAAAACTCCCTTCCCGCTCACCATACAAGAGTTAGTGTATAAACCGGAGCCTGGGGCACAATCTGGTAAACTGCAAGAGATGTTAAAAACGATGGCAGTTCCAACGCAAAACTCCACCTCAAGCGTAGATCCAAACTCCATCCTTTCCCAATACGACAAAGCATCTACTTTAATGAATGCAGGAAAGTATGCAGACGCAATCGACCTGTTTAAACTCGTTTCAGAAAGAACAGATTCTGTTACCCAAGAAGAGGAACAATTTGTCGAAAATTCTTTATTTTATATGGGTAAGTCAAGTTTCAAAGCAAAAGACTATCCTAGTGCCATAACACATTTCTCTAATTTTATTAAAAAATATCCCAAAGGTCTTTTGCTCAAAGAAAATTTGTATCACCTAGCACTTGCTACAGAAGCATCCGGTGATAAAGAAAAATCCAAACAATTATTCCAAAAGGTTACTCAAATGCCACCTTTGGATGATAGTATCTCTGAAGATGCTAAATCCAAACTCAAAGGAGGCAAATAG
- a CDS encoding Crp/Fnr family transcriptional regulator: MLEAMFGKFGKVFQPNEVLFCEYEPGNDFYLIKEGKVKITKTIGTSIKTLDVLESGDILGEMAILEEQPRSATAIAVTEVKALNFNRANFEMLMTKNPALAMKLLHIFSFRIYDQKRRLMILLMDDIIGKVCDVFVMLYEKQYNNDVYNEIILSATVDDIANWCAQPVGEVQKVLMQYVKTGKLDLYPDKIVIHNISDFQRIVNQKRKPT, translated from the coding sequence ATGTTGGAAGCCATGTTTGGAAAGTTTGGAAAAGTATTCCAGCCAAACGAAGTATTGTTTTGTGAATATGAGCCAGGAAACGACTTTTACCTAATCAAAGAAGGGAAAGTCAAAATTACAAAAACCATTGGAACAAGTATCAAAACCTTAGATGTTTTAGAATCGGGTGATATCTTGGGAGAAATGGCAATTTTAGAAGAACAACCACGTTCTGCCACAGCCATTGCTGTCACGGAAGTGAAAGCACTCAATTTTAACCGCGCCAATTTTGAAATGCTTATGACCAAAAACCCGGCATTAGCAATGAAACTCCTTCATATTTTTTCCTTTCGTATTTATGACCAAAAACGACGCTTGATGATCCTACTTATGGATGATATTATTGGTAAAGTTTGCGACGTCTTTGTTATGTTATACGAAAAACAGTATAACAACGATGTATATAATGAAATTATCCTTTCTGCTACTGTAGACGACATTGCCAATTGGTGCGCCCAACCTGTGGGAGAAGTCCAAAAGGTGCTAATGCAGTATGTAAAAACAGGGAAACTTGATCTCTATCCGGATAAAATTGTTATTCACAATATCTCCGATTTCCAAAGGATAGTGAATCAGAAACGTAAACCAACGTAA
- the prmC gene encoding peptide chain release factor N(5)-glutamine methyltransferase, with translation MAELPGTLLYYLKRSTEFLEKKEIPNPRVDAEWLLSDLLGLPRIKLYAQFEMPLGQKEIDLYRERILERSKRKPVAYITGKKGFHKFEYLVSEDVLIPRPETEELVDYLWKAKEQLPKNESGEIQIWDLCSGSGCIGLSLAQLIESSVVTLSDFSEKAIEVSKQNAEKYNLTDRTHFFVSDLDLSLPKELQFDLIVSNPPYIPESEKPEIMPDVLEYEPHLALFVSDFKEFHKRLLTAMKSKLKPGGKLMMETHPLYMDKLESLAEELGFLSRMRILDSSKKERFFFAEAPSLS, from the coding sequence ATGGCGGAACTACCAGGAACCCTACTTTATTATTTAAAACGGTCTACAGAATTTCTGGAGAAAAAGGAAATTCCAAACCCACGTGTGGACGCAGAATGGCTACTTTCGGATCTACTCGGCCTTCCTCGAATCAAACTGTATGCACAGTTTGAGATGCCTCTCGGCCAAAAAGAAATTGATCTGTACAGAGAACGAATTCTCGAACGGAGCAAAAGAAAACCCGTTGCATACATCACTGGCAAAAAAGGATTTCATAAATTTGAATACCTAGTTTCTGAAGATGTCCTCATCCCAAGACCAGAAACAGAAGAACTTGTGGATTACCTCTGGAAAGCAAAAGAACAATTACCAAAAAACGAAAGCGGCGAAATCCAAATCTGGGATTTATGTTCTGGGAGTGGTTGCATTGGTTTAAGCCTTGCCCAACTTATAGAATCTAGTGTGGTGACTCTCTCTGATTTTTCAGAAAAAGCAATCGAAGTGAGTAAACAAAATGCAGAGAAATACAACCTAACAGACAGAACACATTTTTTTGTTTCTGATTTGGATTTGTCTCTTCCTAAAGAATTACAATTTGATTTGATTGTTTCCAATCCCCCTTATATCCCGGAATCAGAAAAACCAGAGATTATGCCAGATGTTTTAGAGTATGAACCTCACTTGGCCCTCTTTGTGTCGGACTTTAAAGAATTCCACAAACGATTGTTAACTGCAATGAAGTCTAAATTAAAACCTGGTGGTAAGTTGATGATGGAAACTCACCCTTTGTATATGGATAAGTTGGAATCACTGGCAGAGGAACTAGGGTTTCTTTCGCGTATGAGAATTTTAGACAGTTCCAAAAAGGAACGTTTCTTTTTTGCCGAAGCCCCTTCTCTGTCTTAA
- a CDS encoding MarR family winged helix-turn-helix transcriptional regulator, protein MSETLLLMRRYLAYEFAKKGIGMQFDEWMQLLPLVESETMSQKDLSDRLVKDKTTISRLVDGWVKKTWVKREVSATDKRLYRLRFTKKGKEIWEKGLPIIASADEVFRKDLSDTNEKDLYLLLFKIQSAVQIARQ, encoded by the coding sequence ATGAGTGAAACCCTGCTTCTAATGCGGCGCTATCTCGCGTATGAATTTGCAAAAAAAGGAATCGGGATGCAGTTTGATGAGTGGATGCAGCTTCTTCCTTTGGTAGAATCTGAAACTATGAGCCAGAAGGACTTAAGCGACCGACTCGTAAAAGACAAAACGACAATATCTCGGCTTGTGGATGGTTGGGTCAAAAAAACATGGGTGAAACGAGAAGTTTCCGCAACGGACAAACGGTTGTATCGTTTGCGGTTTACCAAAAAAGGAAAAGAGATTTGGGAAAAAGGTCTCCCCATCATTGCCTCTGCAGACGAGGTGTTCCGAAAGGATTTAAGTGATACGAACGAAAAAGATTTATACCTGCTTCTTTTTAAAATCCAGTCAGCCGTACAAATTGCTAGGCAATGA
- a CDS encoding alpha/beta fold hydrolase: MSWTYQTIEREGFALQVAKNRTEGPHLFWIGSSLYYPRVIPKQMADQYQITIVDQRGFAKRTKSKPDTKVDYDLEKLLEDFAFIQSELKIPTCPVIGHSGHGYMALAYAAKFPNRVSKLCMVSTGPSHGSHMLEAEDYFQKNASDLRKSAHTANQIRFQKNIEESPADFFIHFCVSQEAKGFYEIPFPSRKFWEGIHTNKLGFDYLFGEVFRDIDVSEYLNEVSVPVWISMGKEDFQVAPYYTWESILKKFPQVKMTVIEKSSHLPFLERPDEFLKQFKNWLDSK, encoded by the coding sequence ATGAGTTGGACATACCAAACAATAGAAAGAGAGGGTTTTGCTCTCCAAGTGGCAAAAAATAGAACAGAAGGACCGCATCTATTTTGGATCGGCAGCTCTTTGTATTATCCTCGTGTGATCCCAAAACAAATGGCAGACCAATACCAAATCACAATCGTCGACCAAAGAGGGTTTGCCAAACGAACCAAGTCGAAGCCTGACACAAAAGTTGATTATGATTTAGAAAAACTACTCGAGGATTTTGCTTTCATTCAATCAGAACTCAAAATCCCCACTTGTCCGGTGATTGGCCATTCGGGTCATGGGTATATGGCTCTAGCTTATGCGGCTAAATTTCCAAACAGGGTATCAAAACTTTGTATGGTTTCTACAGGGCCGAGTCATGGGAGTCATATGTTAGAGGCAGAGGATTACTTCCAAAAAAATGCATCTGACTTACGTAAGTCGGCGCATACCGCAAACCAGATTCGGTTCCAAAAGAATATAGAAGAATCACCTGCAGATTTTTTTATTCATTTCTGTGTGAGCCAAGAAGCCAAAGGTTTTTACGAAATTCCTTTTCCATCCCGTAAGTTTTGGGAAGGTATCCACACAAACAAATTAGGTTTTGATTATCTTTTTGGAGAAGTGTTTCGGGACATTGATGTTTCCGAATATTTAAATGAAGTTTCGGTTCCTGTATGGATCTCTATGGGAAAGGAAGACTTCCAAGTTGCACCTTATTACACTTGGGAATCGATATTAAAAAAGTTTCCCCAAGTAAAAATGACTGTGATCGAGAAAAGTAGCCACTTACCTTTTTTAGAAAGACCAGATGAATTTTTAAAACAGTTTAAAAACTGGTTGGACAGTAAGTAA
- a CDS encoding malate dehydrogenase: MSKKVKVAVTGAAGQIGYALLFRIASGQMFGPDTAVELQLLELEQALPAAKGVIMELDDCAFPLLEKVSVSSNIDEAFRDINWALLVGSVPRKAGMERGDLLKINGGIFTTQGKAIEKNAASDVRVLVVGNPCNTNALIAMNNAKGVPSDRWFAMTGLDENRAKTQLAQKAGVLVKDVSNVAIWGNHSATQYPDFYNAKINGKIATDVISDHDWLKGDFISTVQKRGAAIIAARGASSAASAANAVVDTVHNIVTPTKAGDWFSAACHSNGEYGVDKGLIFGYPLKSDGKKLEIVTGLEINAFGKEKFDITHNELKEERNEVKDMLG, translated from the coding sequence ATGAGCAAAAAAGTAAAAGTTGCTGTTACTGGTGCTGCCGGACAAATCGGATACGCACTACTATTTCGTATCGCTTCAGGACAAATGTTTGGACCTGACACTGCAGTGGAACTCCAATTGTTAGAACTGGAACAAGCACTTCCTGCTGCAAAAGGTGTCATTATGGAATTAGACGACTGTGCATTTCCTCTTTTGGAAAAAGTATCTGTTTCTTCTAACATTGATGAGGCGTTCCGTGACATCAACTGGGCTCTGCTTGTTGGTTCTGTTCCTAGAAAAGCAGGAATGGAAAGAGGGGATCTACTCAAAATCAACGGTGGGATTTTTACAACACAAGGGAAAGCAATCGAAAAGAATGCTGCTAGTGATGTAAGAGTTCTTGTTGTTGGTAACCCTTGTAATACAAATGCTCTCATTGCAATGAACAATGCAAAAGGTGTTCCGTCTGACAGATGGTTTGCGATGACAGGTCTTGATGAAAACCGTGCTAAAACACAATTGGCTCAAAAAGCGGGAGTTCTTGTAAAAGATGTTTCCAATGTTGCGATTTGGGGAAACCACTCTGCCACTCAATACCCAGACTTTTACAATGCTAAAATCAACGGAAAAATTGCTACTGATGTGATCAGTGACCATGACTGGTTGAAAGGTGATTTTATCTCTACCGTACAAAAACGGGGAGCTGCCATCATTGCCGCTCGCGGTGCTTCTTCTGCGGCTTCTGCAGCAAATGCAGTTGTCGACACAGTGCATAACATTGTGACTCCTACAAAAGCAGGTGACTGGTTCAGTGCTGCTTGCCACTCGAATGGAGAGTATGGTGTAGACAAAGGTCTTATCTTTGGATACCCACTTAAGTCTGATGGCAAAAAATTAGAGATCGTAACCGGTCTAGAAATCAATGCTTTTGGTAAGGAAAAATTTGATATCACTCACAACGAATTGAAAGAAGAAAGAAACGAAGTTAAAGACATGCTTGGTTAA